In Helianthus annuus cultivar XRQ/B chromosome 3, HanXRQr2.0-SUNRISE, whole genome shotgun sequence, a single window of DNA contains:
- the LOC110930901 gene encoding protein FAR1-RELATED SEQUENCE 3: MDVGLMSVEHNSMGQHGVDFDRFGEFNNGPDSAGVSPPQNKISETDPHVGLEFAYVDAAKSFYNEYAKRSGFTTLVNQNTGPTSDATFEFLCSASGDSCNAMLRIESKSQNSWVVTKFIKEHNHPLTNITSTRKIINHHRQKRHFPSATKNNTSESYPNGVMYLSRSASMESNPGAHISDSVTNSVRHATSKRSLGRDAQNLLDYFRKMQAENPGFYYAIQLDDDNRMANVFWADARSRTAYSHFGDTVTLDTMYRVKRYKVPFAPFTGVNHHGQTILFGCALLLDESECTFTWLFKTFLAAMNDRAPVSIITEPEKSIQAAVSHVFPGTRHCFNKWDVLREGHKRLAYVCHMHPNFQVELYNCINSTDTVDEFETTWDFILDRYDLKRNDWLQLLYSMRQQWVPAYFRDTFFAGIILNQSFESSFFDGYLNELTTVPLFFRQYERALENSFDKEIEADFDTISTTPALRTPSPMEKQAASLYTKTIFTKFQEELVETFVYTANRIDGDGTVSTFRVAKFEDDQKAYIVTLNAGELRAHCSCQMFEYSGILCRHILTVFTVTNILTLPSHYILKRWTKNAKSNISLDLYVNGPESVNTRYNHLIREAIKFAEEGAVAPNTFTVAMTALREGVKNVSAAKTNVANFAPTPSSRVNVIGYDNRKPGSSAPDTTPLLWPRQDEVTRRFNLNDVGLLGPLGPPATDLNLPRMAPVSLRRDDGHPDNMVILPCLKSMTWVMENRNLPPANRVAVINLKLQDYKRTPASESEVKFQLSTVTLEPMLRSMAYINDQLSAPANKVAVINLKLQDTETTSGESEVKFQVSRDTLGAMMRSMAYIREQLSNAAESPSEILSKRPRK, encoded by the exons ATGGACGTTGGGCTAATGAGTGTAGAACACAATAGCATGGGGCAACACGGTGTTGACTTTGACCGATTTGGCGAGTTCAACAACGGACCAGATTCAGCTGGAGTTTCCCCACCACAAAACAAAATTAGCGAAACAGACCCACATGTCGGTTTGGAATTCGCTTATGTGGACGCTGCAAAATCTTTTTACAACGAGTACGCTAAACGGTCCGGATTCACCACATTAGTCAATCAAAACACCGGACCCACATCTGACGCAACGTTTGAGTTTTTATGTTCAGCCTCTGGTGATAGCTGCAATGCAATGCTTAGAATCGAGTCAAAAAGTCAAAATAGCTGGGTGGTTACAAAGTTCATCAAGGAACACAACCACCCACTTACGAACATTACGAGTACTCGTAAAATAATAAATCACCATAGACAAAAACGACATTTTCCGAGTGCGACAAAGAATAATACATCTGAAAGTTACCCTAATGGAGTTATGTATCTCTCTAGGAGTGCTTCTATGGAATCAAACCCCGGGGCCCACATTTCAGATTCGGTAACTAATTCAGTTAGACACGCAACTAGTAAAAGGTCATTAGGTAGAGACGCGCAGAATCTTCTAGATTATTTCCGCAAAATGCAAGCTGAAAACCCGGGTTTTTACTACGCAATACAACTAGACGATGATAACCGTATGGCTAATGTGTTTTGGGCTGATGCTAGATCAAGAACCGCTTATAGTCATTTCGGTGATACGGTCACACTCGATACAATGTACAGAGTGAAACGATACAAGGTCCCGTTTGCTCCTTTTACCGGGGTCAACCATCATGGTCAAACGATTTTATTCGGCTGTGCACTGCTTCTAGATGAATCTGAGTGTACATTCACATGGCTTTTTAAAACTTTTCTTGCTGCCATGAATGATCGTGCACCCGTTTCTATAATCACCGAACCCGAGAAATCAATACAAGCTGCGGTTTCGCACGTTTTCCCAGGAACGCGTCATTGCTTTAACAAGTGGGATGTGTTACGAGAAGGTCACAAAAGGTTGGCGTATGTTTGTCACATGCATCCTAATTTTCAGGTCGAGTTGTATAACTGTATTAATTCGACAGACACGGTTGATGAGTTTGAAACAACGTGGGATTTCATTCTTGATAGATACGATCTTAAAAGGAATGATTGGTTGCAGTTGTTATACTCCATGCGACAACAGTGGGTCCCGGCATATTTCCGTGATACATTTTTTGCTGGAATTATATTAAATCAGAGTTTTGAGAGCTCGTTTTTTGACGGTTATTTAAACGAACTCACTACCGTGCCTTTATTCTTTAGACAGTATGAACGCGCTTTAGAAAACTCATTTGATAAGGAAATAGAAGCGGATTTCGATACGATATCCACAACGCCAGCGTTGAGAACACCATCACCAATGGAGAAACAAGCAGCGAGTTTATACACAAAAACAATATTTACGAAGTTTCAAGAAGAATTAGTCGAAACGTTTGTGTATACAGCAAATAGGATTGATGGTGATGGTACTGTAAGCACATTCAGGGTTGCAAAATTTGAAGATGATCAAAAAGCGTATATTGTTACGTTAAACGCTGGAGAACTAAGAGCACATTGCAGTTGCCAAATGTTCGAGTATTCGGGAATCCTTTGTAGACATATTTTAACCGTTTTTACGGTAACGAACATACTCACATTGCCATCTCATTACATTCTAAAAAGATGGACAAAGAATGCAAAAAGTAATATATCATTAGATTTATACGTTAACGGACCCGAGTCGGTAAACACTCGTTACAATCATTTAATACGGGAAGCTATTAAATTTGCTGAAGAAGGGGCGGTTGCTCCTAATACATTTACGGTTGCAATGACGGCACTTAGAGAGGGTGTGAAGAATGTGTCGGCTGCAAAAACGAACGTGGCAAATTTTGCACCGACACCTAGTTCACGGGTCAATGTGATCGGGTATGATAACCGTAAGCCCGGTTCTTCTGCCCCTGATACGACACCTTTACTGTGGCCTCGCCAGGATGAAGTAACAAGACGGTTTAATCTTAATGACGTTGGGCTTCTTGGCCCACTGGGCCCACCTGCTACTGACTTGAATCTCCCGCGTATGGCCCCGGTATCTTTGCGCCGTGACGATGGACATCCTGACAACATG GTGATTCTTCCTTGTCTTAAGTCAATGACGTGGGTAATGGAAAATAGAAATTTGCCTCCAGCAAACAGGGTAGCCGTCATAAACCTAAAG TTACAAGATTATAAAAGAACACCAGCAAGTGAATCTGAGGTTAAGTTTCAGCTTTCAACAGTTACATTAGAGCCGATGTTGAGGTCAATGGCTTACATTAATGACCAGCTTTCTGCCCCTGCTAATAAGGTTGCTGTCATTAATTTGAAG CTTCAAGATACAGAGACTACTTCAGGAGAATCTGAGGTGAAATTTCAGGTGTCTAGAGACACATTAGGTGCCATGATGAGATCAATGGCTTATATCCGGGAACAGCTCTCAAATGCA GCTGAATCGCCATCTGAGATTCTATCGAAGAGACCAAGAAAATAG
- the LOC110930902 gene encoding serrate RNA effector molecule isoform X2 translates to MAEVMNMPVDAVEGGSNLDRKDDGDVNGTGTATGDVEDNNNSIPNEHPDASPPPPPPPSRRHDRDSRERRNDDRDIDRPPNRRSDYYEHRNRSPTGPPHRDYKRRAASPNSPPYRDRRGGHSPPPRRTSPFPPYKRSRRDDGGYDGRRGSPRGGFGSGDRREGLMSYKQFIQELEDDVLPSEAEQRYQEYKSEYISTQKRAYFDAHKGEDWLKDKYHPTNLLAVIERRNEAARKLAKEFLHDLQNGSLDLGPGVTASSANKSGRTSNPASEDESDLGGKKRRHGRISKETDSFSAAPKAHPISSEHRRIQADVEQAQALVKKLDFEKGIEDNILSRADNERSHRDKSHSGSSGPVVIIRGSTSVKGLEGVELLDTLLTYLYRVHGLDYYGLSEKSEPKGFRHVRADSKNSDVKINGSEWEKKLDTRWQERLKGQDPLEIMTAKEKIDAAAAESLDPYVRKIRDEKYGWKYGCGAKGCTKLFHAAEFVHKHLKLKHPELAIEVTSKVREDLYFQNYMNDEDAPGGIPIMQTSLLKDRPQRHRPGIANRLKDNRREHDGRINNGERFDRGENPENDGGGEGHPDDQMFDSFGGQSLHTPFPADIPPPPVLMPVPGAGPLGPFVPAPPEVAMRMLRDQGGPPPFEGGGRNGRSGPQISGPAPIIALPPSFRQDPRRLRSYQDLDAPEDEVTVIDYRSL, encoded by the exons ATGGCTGAGGTGATGAACATGCCAGTGGATGCCGTAGAAGGTGGCAGCAACCTAGATCGTAAAGACGACGGCGACGTTAACGGCACCGGCACCGCCACCGGCGACGTTGAAGACAACAATAACTCCATTCCAAACGAACATCCAGACgcatctccaccaccaccaccgcctccTTCGCGACGCCACGACCGTGACTCCAGAGAGAGAAGAAACGATGACAGAGACATTGATCGTCCACCTAATCGTCGTTCTGATTACTACGAACATCGTAATCGTTCTCCTACTGGTCCACCTCACAGAGATTACAAGCGCCGTGCTGCTAGCCCTAATTCTCCTCCGTATCGTGACCGTCGTGGTGGACACTCTCCTCCTCCTCGTAGGACGTCTCCGTTTCCTCCGTATAAGCGGTCTCGTAGGGACGACGGTGGTTACGACGGTCGCCGTGGTAGTCCTCGCGGTGGTTTCGGATCTGGTGATAGAAG AGAAGGGTTGATGTCTTATAAGCAATTTATTCAGGAGCTTGAAGATGATGTTCTGCCATCAGAAGCTGAAcaaag GTATCAAGAATACAAGTCAGAGTATATATCAACTCAGAAACGGGCTTATTTTGATGCTCATAAAGGCGAAGACTG GTTGAAAGATAAATATCACCCTACAAATCTGCTCGCGGTTATTGAAAG GAGAAATGAGGCGGCTCGAAAGCTGGCTAAGGAGTTTTTGCATGACTTGCAAAATGGGTCATTAGACTT AGGACCGGGTGTTACTGCTTCATCCGCAAACAAATCAGGGCGAACAAGTAATCCCGCTTCAGAAGACGAGTCAGATTTGGGCGGTAAAAAAAGACGTCACGGGCGTATTTCAAAAGAAACCGACTCCTTTTCAGCAGCCCCGAAAGCCCACCCGATCAGCTCTGAACACAGGCGGATTCAAGCCGACGTTGAACAGGCACAAGCCCTTGTTAAAAAACTTGACTTTGAAAAAGGGATAGAAGATAACATATTATCTAGGGCTGATAATGAAAGATCACACAGGGATAAGTCGCATTCTGGGTCTAGTGGTCCAGTCGTAATCATACGCGGGTCAACCTCAGTCAAAGGTCTTGAAGGTGTTGAGTTGCTGGATACACTTTTGACATATCTGTACCGCGTTCACGGTTTGGATTATTACGGATTGTCCGAAAAAAGCGAACCTAAGGGTTTCCGTCACGTGAGAGCAGACTCCAAAAATTCTGACGTGAAAATTAACGGGAGCGAGTGGGAAAAGAAACTGGATACACGTTGGCAAGAACGATTGAAGGGTCAAGACCCGTTGGAGATAATGACTGCAAAGGAGAAGATAGATGCTGCAGCAGCTGAGTCGTTGGATCCGTATGTCAGAAAAATCCGGGATGAAAAATACGGGTGGAAATACGGTTGTGGGGCTAAGGGATGTACGAAGCTATTTCATGCTGCTGAATTTGTTCATAAACATTTAAAGCTGAAACACCCTGAACTTGCAATTGAAGTAACCTCTAAAGTTCGTGAAGATCTGTATTTTCAAAACTATATGAA CGATGAAGATGCACCTGGTGGGATACCTATTATGCAGACGTCATTATTG AAGGATAGGCCCCAAAGGCATAGGCCTGGTATTGCCAACCGATTGAAAGATAACCGGAGAGAACATGATGGCAGAATCAATAACGGTGAAAGATTTGATAGGGGCGAGAATCCCgagaatgatggtggtggtgagggACATCCTGATGACCAGATGTTTGACTCTTTTGGTGGTCAAAGTCTTCACACACCATTCCCCGCAGACATTCCTCCCCCTCCAGTGTTGATGCCTGTACCTGGTGCTGG GCCATTGGGTCCGTTTGTCCCTGCTCCTCCCGAAGTTGCAATGAGAATGCTCCGAGATCAGGGTGGGCCGCCCCCTTTTGAAGGTGGTGGTAGAAATGGGCGGAGTGGGCCCCAGATTAGTGGTCCAGCTCCAATAATTGCTTTACCTCCATCGTTTAGACAGGACCCCCGTCGTTTACGAAG CTATCAAGACCTTGATGCTCCAGAAGATGAAGTCACTGTGATAGACTACAGGAGCCTCTAG
- the LOC110930902 gene encoding serrate RNA effector molecule isoform X1 — protein MAEVMNMPVDAVEGGSNLDRKDDGDVNGTGTATGDVEDNNNSIPNEHPDASPPPPPPPSRRHDRDSRERRNDDRDIDRPPNRRSDYYEHRNRSPTGPPHRDYKRRAASPNSPPYRDRRGGHSPPPRRTSPFPPYKRSRRDDGGYDGRRGSPRGGFGSGDRRFGYDYPGGYDRDMGGRPGFPDDRPRGRYGGRGYQGGPSDWESARGGYNDQVNNHREGLMSYKQFIQELEDDVLPSEAEQRYQEYKSEYISTQKRAYFDAHKGEDWLKDKYHPTNLLAVIERRNEAARKLAKEFLHDLQNGSLDLGPGVTASSANKSGRTSNPASEDESDLGGKKRRHGRISKETDSFSAAPKAHPISSEHRRIQADVEQAQALVKKLDFEKGIEDNILSRADNERSHRDKSHSGSSGPVVIIRGSTSVKGLEGVELLDTLLTYLYRVHGLDYYGLSEKSEPKGFRHVRADSKNSDVKINGSEWEKKLDTRWQERLKGQDPLEIMTAKEKIDAAAAESLDPYVRKIRDEKYGWKYGCGAKGCTKLFHAAEFVHKHLKLKHPELAIEVTSKVREDLYFQNYMNDEDAPGGIPIMQTSLLKDRPQRHRPGIANRLKDNRREHDGRINNGERFDRGENPENDGGGEGHPDDQMFDSFGGQSLHTPFPADIPPPPVLMPVPGAGPLGPFVPAPPEVAMRMLRDQGGPPPFEGGGRNGRSGPQISGPAPIIALPPSFRQDPRRLRSYQDLDAPEDEVTVIDYRSL, from the exons ATGGCTGAGGTGATGAACATGCCAGTGGATGCCGTAGAAGGTGGCAGCAACCTAGATCGTAAAGACGACGGCGACGTTAACGGCACCGGCACCGCCACCGGCGACGTTGAAGACAACAATAACTCCATTCCAAACGAACATCCAGACgcatctccaccaccaccaccgcctccTTCGCGACGCCACGACCGTGACTCCAGAGAGAGAAGAAACGATGACAGAGACATTGATCGTCCACCTAATCGTCGTTCTGATTACTACGAACATCGTAATCGTTCTCCTACTGGTCCACCTCACAGAGATTACAAGCGCCGTGCTGCTAGCCCTAATTCTCCTCCGTATCGTGACCGTCGTGGTGGACACTCTCCTCCTCCTCGTAGGACGTCTCCGTTTCCTCCGTATAAGCGGTCTCGTAGGGACGACGGTGGTTACGACGGTCGCCGTGGTAGTCCTCGCGGTGGTTTCGGATCTGGTGATAGAAG GTTTGGATATGATTACCCTGGTGGTTATGATCGTGATATGGGTGGCAGGCCTGGCTTCCCCGATGACAGGCCTCGTGGTAGGTACGGCGGTCGTGGGTACCAAGGTGGTCCGTCTG ATTGGGAATCGGCTCGCGGAGGTTACAATGATCAGGTCAATAACCACAG AGAAGGGTTGATGTCTTATAAGCAATTTATTCAGGAGCTTGAAGATGATGTTCTGCCATCAGAAGCTGAAcaaag GTATCAAGAATACAAGTCAGAGTATATATCAACTCAGAAACGGGCTTATTTTGATGCTCATAAAGGCGAAGACTG GTTGAAAGATAAATATCACCCTACAAATCTGCTCGCGGTTATTGAAAG GAGAAATGAGGCGGCTCGAAAGCTGGCTAAGGAGTTTTTGCATGACTTGCAAAATGGGTCATTAGACTT AGGACCGGGTGTTACTGCTTCATCCGCAAACAAATCAGGGCGAACAAGTAATCCCGCTTCAGAAGACGAGTCAGATTTGGGCGGTAAAAAAAGACGTCACGGGCGTATTTCAAAAGAAACCGACTCCTTTTCAGCAGCCCCGAAAGCCCACCCGATCAGCTCTGAACACAGGCGGATTCAAGCCGACGTTGAACAGGCACAAGCCCTTGTTAAAAAACTTGACTTTGAAAAAGGGATAGAAGATAACATATTATCTAGGGCTGATAATGAAAGATCACACAGGGATAAGTCGCATTCTGGGTCTAGTGGTCCAGTCGTAATCATACGCGGGTCAACCTCAGTCAAAGGTCTTGAAGGTGTTGAGTTGCTGGATACACTTTTGACATATCTGTACCGCGTTCACGGTTTGGATTATTACGGATTGTCCGAAAAAAGCGAACCTAAGGGTTTCCGTCACGTGAGAGCAGACTCCAAAAATTCTGACGTGAAAATTAACGGGAGCGAGTGGGAAAAGAAACTGGATACACGTTGGCAAGAACGATTGAAGGGTCAAGACCCGTTGGAGATAATGACTGCAAAGGAGAAGATAGATGCTGCAGCAGCTGAGTCGTTGGATCCGTATGTCAGAAAAATCCGGGATGAAAAATACGGGTGGAAATACGGTTGTGGGGCTAAGGGATGTACGAAGCTATTTCATGCTGCTGAATTTGTTCATAAACATTTAAAGCTGAAACACCCTGAACTTGCAATTGAAGTAACCTCTAAAGTTCGTGAAGATCTGTATTTTCAAAACTATATGAA CGATGAAGATGCACCTGGTGGGATACCTATTATGCAGACGTCATTATTG AAGGATAGGCCCCAAAGGCATAGGCCTGGTATTGCCAACCGATTGAAAGATAACCGGAGAGAACATGATGGCAGAATCAATAACGGTGAAAGATTTGATAGGGGCGAGAATCCCgagaatgatggtggtggtgagggACATCCTGATGACCAGATGTTTGACTCTTTTGGTGGTCAAAGTCTTCACACACCATTCCCCGCAGACATTCCTCCCCCTCCAGTGTTGATGCCTGTACCTGGTGCTGG GCCATTGGGTCCGTTTGTCCCTGCTCCTCCCGAAGTTGCAATGAGAATGCTCCGAGATCAGGGTGGGCCGCCCCCTTTTGAAGGTGGTGGTAGAAATGGGCGGAGTGGGCCCCAGATTAGTGGTCCAGCTCCAATAATTGCTTTACCTCCATCGTTTAGACAGGACCCCCGTCGTTTACGAAG CTATCAAGACCTTGATGCTCCAGAAGATGAAGTCACTGTGATAGACTACAGGAGCCTCTAG